One Aspergillus oryzae RIB40 DNA, chromosome 2 genomic window carries:
- a CDS encoding NAD(P)/FAD-dependent oxidoreductase (predicted protein), with product MHLTESLLATGKVNLQAYTPATSIAPDSNGGYVIETPRGKMHADNVIHANNAYVAGLLPEYEKNIIPCKGICCRITVPEGTTAPLLNNSYINRTEDNTLSYLIPRADGSIIVGGAAAKFRPFREQWYNNVNDSVLIDSAKDYYTDYMQRTYRGWENSGAKVDKIWTGVMGYSYDSNPHVGEVPAKDGQFIIAGFNGHGMPVIWLAAKELAKMVAQGTSFEETTMPRLFKTTQLRIDRAKNGSEEDGDILGTGNFPATKQ from the coding sequence ATGCACCTTACTGAGTCTCTCCTTGCGACGGGCAAGGTAAACCTTCAGGCATATACCCCGGCGACCTCAATTGCACCTGATTCAAATGGCGGGTATGTGATTGAGACTCCACGGGGAAAGATGCACGCGGACAACGTCATCCATGCGAATAATGCCTACGTCGCAGGCCTCCTCCCAGAGTATGAGAAAAACATTATTCCCTGCAAGGGTATTTGCTGTCGAATTACGGTGCCAGAGGGAACAACAGCACCCCTTCTTAACAACTCCTACATCAACCGAACAGAAGACAACACTCTATCATACTTGATCCCGCGAGCCGACGGCAGTATCATTGTCGGTGGCGCCGCCGCGAAGTTCCGGCCATTCCGGGAGCAATGGTACAACAACGTGAACGATAGTGTTCTCATCGATTCGGCAAAGGACTATTATACAGACTATATGCAACGGACGTATCGTGGGTGGGAGAACTCCGGGGCTAAAGTGGACAAGATTTGGACTGGAGTTATGGGCTACTCCTATGACTCGAATCCTCACGTTGGTGAAGTGCCTGCCAAGGATGGCCAGTTTATTATCGCTGGGTTTAATGGCCATGGTATGCCGGTCATCTGGTTGGCGGCTAAGGAGCTGGCAAAGATGGTTGCGCAGGGAACATCGTTCGAGGAGACGACTATGCCGAGGTTATTCAAGACGACACAACTCCGTATTGACCGGGCAAAGAATGGGAGCGAAGAGGATGGTGATATTTTAGGAACTGGTAATTTCCCGGCGACGAAACAGTAG